A window from Candidatus Baltobacteraceae bacterium encodes these proteins:
- the flgA gene encoding flagellar basal body P-ring formation chaperone FlgA, which translates to MNAARSLAVAILAGLVALAPVTALARQFGEQRVAGSRIAAVALRALHALPSDAMRSYVAASDMPDQVVAPGRVGLQVGTPIVTASFVNVPVAISIDGKVDRTVFAGFRVQSYVETAVAARDLPPGSVLGLDDLVLARVPYAGRPANGVDVLVGRKINGTVLKGEPIPVEVTVENQIVKPGSTVMMIVRDDGAAVTADCIARTGGGLGDTVSVYNPQTNKGLTGTVTAPGTVELDISGGDTQ; encoded by the coding sequence GTGAACGCCGCGCGCTCGCTCGCCGTCGCGATCCTCGCCGGCCTCGTTGCCCTCGCCCCGGTTACCGCGCTCGCGCGGCAATTCGGCGAGCAGCGCGTGGCCGGCTCGCGGATCGCCGCGGTTGCGTTGCGCGCGCTGCATGCCTTACCGAGCGACGCGATGCGATCGTACGTCGCCGCCTCGGATATGCCCGACCAGGTCGTCGCGCCGGGGCGCGTCGGACTTCAAGTAGGCACGCCGATCGTGACGGCAAGTTTCGTCAACGTTCCGGTGGCGATTTCGATCGACGGAAAGGTCGACCGCACGGTCTTTGCCGGCTTCCGCGTTCAATCGTACGTTGAAACCGCCGTAGCCGCCCGCGACCTGCCGCCGGGCAGCGTGCTCGGCCTCGACGATTTGGTGCTGGCTCGCGTTCCGTACGCGGGGCGGCCTGCCAATGGGGTCGACGTGCTCGTCGGCCGCAAGATTAACGGTACCGTCCTCAAGGGCGAGCCCATTCCGGTCGAAGTGACGGTAGAGAACCAAATCGTCAAACCCGGCTCGACCGTCATGATGATCGTACGCGACGATGGGGCTGCCGTCACCGCCGATTGTATCGCGCGGACCGGCGGCGGGCTCGGCGACACGGTCTCGGTCTACAACCCGCAGACGAACAAGGGTCTTACCGGCACCGTGACGGCGCCGGGTACCGTGGAACTCGACATCTCTGGAGGCGACACCCAGTGA
- a CDS encoding flagellar basal body P-ring protein FlgI: MKLQRFAASLLGAAFLASTFVAVPAGAQDVKVKDIAHVQGVTGNQLVGYGLVSGLNGTGDSSSVIFTSQTLQNVLQSFGLSTTSNEVRTRDVAAVIVTATLPPFAHSGDNADVTVSAMGDSTSLQGGTLVLTELKGANDLVYATAQGPLSIGGFTAGFDAGNSVTKNHPTAGRIPNGAVIARDMVTNIQSGDGFNYVLTTPDFKTAANLATTLNHHFGGGTAGARDAETIHVTLPPSYRNNPVQFLADASDLEFTQDELAKVVMNERTGTIVFGGNIKLAPCAIAHGNLSITISQSNKFVPGSPFSAATSPGGLQTNTRVNVQEKAHQLTFIAGAATLSSVVRALNTMGVSPRDLIAIVQALREAGALQADLEIQ; encoded by the coding sequence ATGAAATTACAACGATTTGCAGCGAGCCTGCTCGGCGCCGCGTTCCTCGCCTCGACGTTCGTCGCGGTTCCGGCCGGCGCGCAGGACGTCAAAGTTAAAGACATCGCGCACGTACAGGGAGTGACGGGCAATCAACTCGTCGGATACGGCCTCGTGAGCGGCCTCAACGGCACCGGCGATTCGAGTTCGGTCATTTTTACGAGTCAAACGCTTCAGAACGTTCTGCAATCGTTCGGTCTATCGACGACCAGCAACGAGGTGCGAACGCGCGACGTGGCGGCCGTGATCGTGACCGCAACGCTTCCGCCGTTCGCTCACTCGGGCGATAACGCCGACGTGACCGTCTCGGCGATGGGCGATTCGACGAGCCTCCAAGGCGGCACGCTCGTGCTCACGGAGCTCAAGGGTGCCAACGATCTCGTCTACGCGACCGCCCAGGGCCCGCTCTCGATCGGCGGTTTTACCGCCGGTTTCGACGCCGGGAACAGCGTCACGAAGAATCATCCTACCGCCGGCCGCATACCCAACGGCGCCGTCATCGCGCGCGACATGGTTACGAATATCCAGAGCGGCGACGGGTTCAATTACGTGCTGACGACCCCCGATTTCAAAACGGCTGCGAATCTCGCGACGACCCTCAACCACCATTTCGGCGGCGGCACGGCCGGCGCACGCGATGCCGAGACGATTCACGTCACGCTGCCGCCGAGCTACCGCAACAACCCGGTGCAGTTCCTGGCCGACGCAAGCGATCTCGAGTTCACCCAAGATGAACTCGCGAAAGTCGTCATGAACGAGCGCACGGGGACGATCGTCTTCGGCGGCAACATCAAGCTCGCGCCTTGTGCGATCGCCCACGGTAACCTTTCGATCACGATTTCGCAGAGCAACAAATTCGTTCCGGGCAGCCCGTTCTCGGCGGCGACCTCGCCCGGCGGCCTGCAGACCAACACGCGAGTCAACGTGCAGGAGAAGGCGCATCAACTCACGTTCATCGCGGGTGCGGCCACGCTCTCGTCGGTGGTGCGGGCGCTCAATACGATGGGCGTCTCGCCGCGCGATCTCATCGCGATCGTTCAAGCACTTCGCGAGGCCGGCGCGCTGCAAGCGGATCTGGAGATCCAGTAG
- the flgG gene encoding flagellar basal-body rod protein FlgG has protein sequence MMRALYSSATGMEAQQYQMDTISNNLANVNTTGFRRNEARFQDLVYQELRGPGSPVGASVVPVGQDVGLGVKIGSSEKIFTQGTLQQTDNPLDLAVQGDGFFQVTMPDGTTSYTRDGSFKRDANGSLVTADGYFVQPQITIPQNAQALQVGQDGTVTATVPGSNLPQQLGQIQLARFVNAAGLSPIGGHNLYTQTAASGAPIVSNAGLNGTGNIQGGYLENSNVQVVQEIVNMIVAQRAYEANSKAISTADQMLQTAVQTKSP, from the coding sequence ATGATGCGAGCACTCTACTCCTCGGCGACCGGCATGGAAGCCCAACAATACCAAATGGACACGATCTCCAATAACTTGGCGAACGTGAACACCACGGGCTTTCGCCGCAACGAAGCGCGTTTTCAAGACTTGGTCTATCAGGAGCTGCGCGGCCCGGGTTCGCCCGTCGGCGCGAGCGTCGTGCCGGTCGGCCAAGACGTCGGCTTGGGCGTGAAGATCGGCTCGTCGGAGAAGATCTTTACGCAAGGCACGCTGCAGCAGACCGACAATCCGCTCGATCTCGCCGTGCAGGGCGACGGGTTCTTCCAAGTCACGATGCCGGACGGCACGACGTCGTACACCCGTGACGGCTCGTTCAAGCGCGATGCCAACGGATCGCTCGTTACCGCCGACGGCTACTTCGTGCAGCCGCAAATCACGATTCCGCAGAACGCGCAGGCGCTGCAAGTCGGCCAAGACGGCACGGTAACGGCCACGGTGCCCGGCTCGAACCTGCCGCAACAGCTCGGACAGATTCAGCTCGCACGCTTCGTTAACGCCGCGGGACTCTCGCCCATCGGCGGTCACAATCTGTACACGCAAACGGCGGCCTCGGGCGCGCCGATCGTCTCGAACGCGGGCCTTAACGGCACGGGCAACATTCAGGGCGGCTACTTGGAGAACTCCAACGTCCAAGTCGTTCAAGAGATCGTGAACATGATCGTCGCGCAGCGCGCGTACGAAGCCAACTCCAAAGCGATCAGCACCGCGGACCAGATGCTGCAGACCGCAGTTCAGACGAAGAGTCCGTAG
- a CDS encoding ABC transporter ATP-binding protein translates to MTRNETLRRLAGEARPYYPRLAVAMLLGTLAGLSSLVAPWGFKVLINEVLVGAGASKPANVRELYIVLAAIFGAMMLGAIATYGQTYITAWSGQHLIARMRVALFDRVMHLPLAEFDKWRPGELISRFSTDLQLMTDAVSISVPQLVVNTVTFLSSFIFMIYIDWLLTLSLIVIAPLVSFAVSRFQKLISSSTTGAQMRIADLNANLAEALGGERIIKSFNRETYETQRFSRRNDDYFGTYMKLTQFIQTQPLVLSVLMISAIVFIIYLSVHEVIVSHRLNVGQIFEYWALLVNLINPMNRFAAFVGDIAKALVGAGRIYEVLDLPVERADKPGARSLGAARGRIAFDRVHFSYGLGERSALEDVSAVIEAGEVVALVGPSGAGKTTIVNMVPRFYEPQSGRILLDDVDLSDIRLNDLRAAIGIVPQEAQLFRGSIAENIRYGRLEATDEEVRRAAREANAEEFVLEFPEGYATEVGERGARLSGGQRQRISIARAILRDPRILILDEATSALDSHSEALIEQALDRLLPGRTTLIIAHRLSTIRRAHKILYIEQGRVLEMGTHDALLAAGGAYAALHARQFAGAQ, encoded by the coding sequence ATGACCCGTAACGAAACCCTCCGGCGCCTGGCGGGCGAAGCACGACCGTACTATCCGCGCTTGGCCGTTGCCATGCTGTTGGGAACCCTCGCCGGCCTCTCGAGTCTGGTCGCACCCTGGGGCTTCAAAGTCCTCATCAACGAGGTGCTGGTCGGCGCCGGAGCGTCGAAGCCCGCCAACGTTCGCGAACTCTATATCGTACTCGCGGCGATCTTTGGCGCCATGATGCTCGGGGCGATCGCCACGTACGGGCAAACGTATATAACGGCTTGGAGCGGCCAGCATCTGATCGCGCGAATGCGCGTCGCGCTCTTCGATCGCGTCATGCATCTGCCGCTCGCCGAGTTCGACAAGTGGCGGCCGGGCGAACTGATCTCGAGATTTTCGACGGACCTGCAATTAATGACCGATGCGGTGAGCATCAGCGTTCCGCAATTGGTCGTCAATACGGTGACGTTTCTCTCGTCTTTCATCTTCATGATCTACATCGACTGGCTGCTGACGCTCTCACTCATCGTTATCGCTCCGCTCGTGTCGTTCGCCGTCTCGCGCTTTCAAAAACTCATCTCGAGCAGCACGACCGGCGCGCAGATGCGGATCGCCGACCTGAACGCAAACCTCGCCGAAGCGCTCGGCGGCGAACGCATCATTAAGTCTTTCAACCGGGAAACGTACGAAACGCAGCGCTTCTCGCGGCGCAACGACGATTATTTCGGCACGTACATGAAACTCACGCAGTTCATCCAAACGCAGCCGCTGGTGCTCTCGGTCTTGATGATCTCGGCGATCGTCTTCATCATCTATCTCTCGGTGCACGAAGTGATCGTCTCGCACCGCTTAAACGTGGGCCAGATCTTCGAGTATTGGGCGTTGCTGGTCAATCTCATCAATCCGATGAACCGCTTCGCCGCGTTCGTCGGCGACATCGCGAAAGCGCTCGTTGGAGCGGGACGCATCTACGAGGTGCTCGATCTTCCAGTCGAGCGCGCGGACAAACCGGGTGCGCGATCGCTCGGTGCGGCTCGCGGACGTATCGCGTTCGATCGCGTGCATTTCTCGTACGGCCTCGGCGAACGCTCGGCGCTCGAAGACGTCAGCGCCGTGATCGAGGCCGGCGAGGTCGTCGCCCTGGTCGGGCCGTCGGGCGCCGGCAAGACGACGATCGTGAATATGGTTCCGCGGTTTTACGAGCCGCAATCGGGACGGATATTGCTCGACGACGTCGATCTCTCGGATATCCGTCTGAACGATCTGCGCGCGGCGATCGGCATCGTTCCGCAGGAAGCGCAGCTCTTCCGCGGCTCGATCGCGGAGAACATCCGGTACGGCCGCCTGGAGGCCACCGACGAGGAAGTTCGGCGAGCCGCCCGCGAGGCCAACGCCGAGGAATTCGTCCTCGAATTTCCCGAGGGGTATGCGACCGAGGTCGGCGAGCGGGGAGCCCGCCTCTCCGGCGGACAACGCCAGCGCATCTCGATCGCGCGGGCGATCCTGCGGGATCCGCGCATCCTGATCCTAGACGAAGCGACGAGCGCCCTGGACAGCCACTCCGAGGCGCTCATCGAGCAGGCCCTCGATCGGCTGCTGCCCGGCCGAACGACGCTGATCATCGCCCACCGGCTATCCACGATCCGGCGGGCCCACAAGATCCTCTATATCGAGCAAGGGCGCGTCCTCGAAATGGGCACGCACGACGCACTGCTCGCGGCCGGCGGGGCCTACGCCGCCCTCCACGCGCGCCAATTTGCGGGGGCTCAATAA
- a CDS encoding flagellar basal body L-ring protein FlgH, with translation MKRIAALILALAFVSAPAAADTLYVAPPPSVALGHPLRLGPDHRASQVGDLIAVQFNFAVTSQNTDVVNNTKGYNVGLAPGAGNAALGFLRFPTSIGGQTGLQTNHSKNGSSLFASAMMAQVVGVLPSGALQIEGNQHLLINGQDQVLHVTGFVRPEDIDTADSVLSTRIANVQATFNGNFDDKKGLIRRILDVLF, from the coding sequence GTGAAACGCATCGCTGCACTCATTCTCGCGCTAGCGTTCGTTTCGGCGCCCGCCGCAGCCGATACGCTGTACGTGGCACCGCCGCCGAGCGTAGCGCTCGGACATCCGCTGCGATTGGGGCCGGATCATCGCGCATCGCAGGTCGGCGATCTCATCGCCGTCCAGTTCAATTTTGCGGTTACGAGCCAGAATACGGATGTCGTCAATAACACGAAGGGGTACAACGTCGGACTCGCGCCCGGAGCCGGAAACGCGGCGCTCGGCTTTTTGCGCTTTCCGACGTCGATCGGCGGACAGACCGGTCTGCAGACCAATCACAGTAAGAACGGCAGCAGTCTCTTTGCCTCGGCGATGATGGCGCAGGTCGTGGGCGTGCTGCCCAGCGGCGCGCTGCAGATCGAGGGCAATCAGCATCTGCTCATCAACGGCCAGGATCAGGTGCTGCACGTCACCGGATTCGTGCGTCCCGAAGACATCGACACAGCCGATTCGGTGCTTTCCACGCGCATCGCGAACGTCCAAGCGACGTTCAATGGAAATTTCGACGATAAGAAGGGCCTCATTCGCCGCATTTTGGACGTGCTGTTTTAA
- the flgB gene encoding flagellar basal body rod protein FlgB: protein MSDISALSFGSSIDLLSNAMNGAGMEHDAIAQNIANVDTPNYKRQNVSFREALAATQAPSADSGTLTLATDDARQFDIGGAQSSQAFDPQTQTDTTRAMRTDGNNVDIDQEMAELSQNSGYSQTMAQLLQVQFMRLREAITEQPK from the coding sequence ATGAGCGACATCAGTGCTTTGAGTTTCGGCTCGTCGATCGATCTGCTTTCCAACGCCATGAACGGCGCCGGCATGGAGCACGACGCGATCGCCCAGAACATCGCAAACGTCGACACGCCGAATTATAAGCGGCAGAACGTTTCGTTTCGCGAAGCGCTCGCGGCGACGCAGGCGCCCTCGGCCGATTCGGGCACGCTGACGCTAGCGACCGACGACGCTCGCCAATTCGATATCGGCGGCGCGCAGTCCAGCCAAGCCTTCGATCCGCAAACGCAAACCGATACGACCCGCGCGATGCGCACCGACGGCAACAACGTCGATATCGATCAAGAGATGGCCGAACTCTCGCAAAATTCCGGGTATTCCCAAACGATGGCGCAGCTGCTGCAGGTGCAATTCATGCGCCTGCGCGAGGCGATTACGGAGCAACCGAAATAA
- a CDS encoding rod-binding protein, protein MDVQKVDAQQLTPDQTSALKRLHQAATQLEGVFLNMLFKAMRDTVPQETVFGKQSAGESTFQEMLDSQRADQMAQSGSFGVARVLEAQLRASVLSDASHEAKIQMPGAIEP, encoded by the coding sequence GTGGACGTGCAAAAGGTCGATGCCCAGCAGCTAACGCCCGATCAGACGTCGGCGCTCAAACGTCTACATCAGGCCGCCACGCAGCTCGAAGGCGTTTTTCTTAACATGCTCTTCAAGGCGATGCGCGATACGGTGCCGCAGGAGACCGTGTTCGGCAAACAGTCCGCCGGCGAGAGCACGTTCCAGGAAATGCTCGACAGCCAGCGTGCCGACCAGATGGCGCAGTCCGGTTCGTTCGGCGTCGCGCGCGTGCTCGAAGCGCAGTTGCGCGCGAGCGTTCTTTCCGATGCGAGTCATGAAGCCAAAATCCAAATGCCGGGAGCGATCGAACCGTGA
- the flgC gene encoding flagellar basal body rod protein FlgC yields MGFYDSIEISSSGLSAERLAMDVIANNIANANTTHTPQGGAFKRQLVVFAEKPGATPGTGAGADPGAPSGDGSAGQSGVEAVGIVQDQSPDRLVFDPSNPDADGRGYVHYPNISVVKEMVDMMAASRAYQANVTAIQEARTADSATLGLLRS; encoded by the coding sequence ATGGGTTTTTACGATTCGATCGAGATCAGCTCGTCGGGTCTCTCCGCCGAACGGCTCGCCATGGACGTGATCGCGAACAACATCGCGAACGCGAACACGACGCACACGCCGCAGGGCGGCGCCTTCAAACGCCAGCTCGTGGTTTTCGCCGAGAAGCCGGGCGCGACGCCGGGAACGGGCGCCGGAGCGGATCCGGGCGCGCCGAGCGGCGACGGATCGGCCGGTCAATCCGGAGTTGAAGCGGTCGGTATCGTGCAGGACCAAAGCCCCGATCGATTGGTTTTCGATCCGAGCAACCCCGATGCGGACGGTCGCGGCTACGTGCACTATCCCAACATCTCGGTCGTCAAAGAGATGGTCGACATGATGGCGGCCTCGCGCGCCTATCAAGCAAACGTCACCGCGATTCAAGAAGCGCGTACCGCCGACTCGGCCACCCTCGGATTGCTGCGGAGTTAA
- the flgF gene encoding flagellar basal-body rod protein FlgF: MVRGLYTAAAGALVAQSQADVIANNLANVNTSGFKQTLLQVASAPEMGVYRFQTEPGQDSGKRTPGIPTQQYVGALGTGSQVYDTPAQFGQGALEQTGNDLDLAIQGDAFFAVQTPAGVRYTRDGQFARGPQGDLVTMDGNRVLGRNGPIVLPPGEIHIGSDGSIAAGARQVDQLRVVQFANLSALRPEGDNHFADTGAARPALATTSTVNQGFLEKSNANVVRSMVDLITAQRWFEANEKVIQTEDQATGLVIANVGRSTGQ, translated from the coding sequence TTGGTACGTGGGCTCTACACGGCAGCGGCCGGGGCACTCGTGGCGCAGTCGCAAGCGGACGTGATCGCGAATAATCTCGCGAACGTGAACACGAGCGGCTTCAAGCAGACGCTCTTGCAAGTTGCCTCGGCGCCGGAGATGGGCGTCTACCGCTTTCAAACCGAGCCCGGCCAGGACTCCGGCAAACGCACGCCCGGAATTCCGACGCAGCAATACGTCGGCGCGCTCGGCACGGGCTCGCAGGTCTACGATACGCCGGCGCAGTTCGGTCAGGGCGCGCTCGAGCAGACGGGCAACGATCTCGACCTCGCGATTCAAGGCGACGCATTCTTCGCGGTGCAGACGCCCGCCGGCGTTCGCTACACGCGCGACGGTCAGTTCGCGCGCGGCCCCCAAGGCGATCTCGTCACGATGGACGGTAACCGCGTGCTCGGCCGCAACGGCCCGATCGTTTTGCCGCCGGGTGAGATTCACATTGGGTCCGACGGTTCGATCGCTGCGGGGGCGCGGCAGGTCGACCAACTGCGCGTCGTGCAGTTCGCGAATCTTTCGGCACTTCGCCCCGAAGGCGACAATCATTTCGCCGACACGGGCGCCGCGCGCCCGGCGCTGGCGACCACCTCGACCGTTAACCAGGGCTTCCTGGAGAAGAGCAACGCGAACGTGGTGCGCTCAATGGTCGATCTGATCACCGCGCAGCGCTGGTTCGAAGCCAACGAAAAAGTCATCCAAACCGAAGATCAAGCAACCGGCCTGGTCATTGCCAACGTCGGCCGCAGCACGGGCCAATAA
- a CDS encoding DUF4870 domain-containing protein, translating to MRGKGGQQNIVDCYFHSNVPSVAPCTDCRKPICATCRDSQGACPSCRLAAKIDAAAATRRGIAGEVPPRERQPWNQQWQQQATQAPAPPRVTVTEAADPVESRALVALGFPLAPLALISLFDRKHSKWLRKQAYQAVGFNLGMAGLYAILLFLINIPLINISATILLAFMLPVYLVLSVYFGIKVWHGDDVNVPIVGDWLEEKLPA from the coding sequence GTGAGAGGTAAAGGGGGCCAGCAAAACATCGTGGATTGCTACTTTCATTCAAACGTCCCGTCCGTCGCGCCGTGCACGGATTGCCGCAAGCCGATTTGTGCGACGTGCCGCGACAGCCAAGGGGCCTGCCCGAGTTGTCGACTCGCCGCCAAGATCGATGCGGCCGCCGCAACGCGCCGGGGCATCGCAGGCGAAGTTCCGCCGCGCGAACGCCAGCCTTGGAACCAGCAGTGGCAGCAACAGGCCACACAAGCGCCGGCACCGCCGCGGGTAACCGTCACCGAGGCGGCCGACCCGGTCGAATCGCGCGCGCTGGTAGCGCTTGGTTTTCCGCTCGCGCCTCTCGCGTTGATCTCGCTCTTCGATCGCAAGCACAGTAAATGGCTGCGCAAGCAAGCGTATCAGGCCGTCGGATTCAACCTCGGAATGGCCGGGTTGTATGCGATTCTTTTGTTCCTGATCAACATTCCGCTCATCAACATCAGCGCGACGATCCTGCTCGCTTTCATGCTGCCCGTCTACCTGGTGCTCTCGGTCTACTTCGGTATCAAGGTCTGGCACGGCGACGACGTCAACGTACCGATCGTCGGCGATTGGCTCGAAGAGAAATTGCCCGCTTGA
- the fliE gene encoding flagellar hook-basal body complex protein FliE: protein MNIDTDYRAAMSSIVPGTFAPDIAGSNAPLTQPLDGGVAGATGVSFKDTVKSMLADVNDKMATSDQLSADLATGKTNDVNKVVTSVEEANLSMQFTLAIRNKLLDAYTEISRMQM from the coding sequence GTGAATATCGATACCGACTATCGCGCCGCGATGAGCAGCATCGTGCCCGGCACCTTCGCGCCCGATATCGCGGGTTCGAACGCTCCGTTGACGCAGCCGCTCGACGGCGGCGTGGCCGGGGCGACGGGAGTCTCGTTCAAAGACACCGTGAAATCGATGCTCGCCGACGTCAACGACAAGATGGCCACCTCGGATCAGCTCAGCGCGGATCTGGCGACCGGCAAGACCAACGACGTCAATAAGGTCGTGACCTCGGTAGAAGAGGCGAATCTGTCGATGCAGTTCACGCTCGCGATCCGCAACAAGCTGCTCGATGCGTACACGGAAATTTCCCGGATGCAGATGTAA